In Phycisphaerae bacterium, one genomic interval encodes:
- a CDS encoding PLP-dependent transferase has protein sequence MSHDMHWSRETLAVHAGIESSEFHPAVPPIYQTSTFAFRSAEHGAALFAGEDKGYIYSRMGNPTVQALEKSVAALEGGYAALACGSGMAAIHTVLGALLRQGDHVISSEAVYGPTCTLIRSILVDFGIQSTFVDTSDLDAVQRALRPNTKVLYIETPANPTLVITDLEAVCSLAHQRGVLVVVDNTFMSPILQQPFHWGVDFVVHSLTKFLNGHADVVGGIVVVRQEAHYPQLRRTLNHFGGVLPPLESFLVHRGIKTVALRMRQHCENAQRIAEHLQKHPQVAWVRYPGLPSHPQHALAQKQMNGFGGIISFSLKGGLEAGRRMMNAVRLCLLAVSLGGVETLIQHPASMTHASMGADARRQAHIEDGLVRLSVGIENVNDLIADLDQALEAAAGERSGGRQVTQPAAS, from the coding sequence ATGAGCCACGACATGCATTGGTCCCGTGAAACGCTGGCCGTCCACGCGGGCATCGAGTCCTCCGAATTCCATCCCGCCGTTCCCCCGATCTATCAGACGTCGACGTTCGCCTTCCGCAGCGCGGAGCACGGGGCGGCGCTGTTCGCCGGTGAAGACAAAGGCTACATCTACTCGCGGATGGGCAACCCGACGGTGCAGGCCCTCGAGAAGTCCGTCGCCGCGCTCGAAGGCGGCTACGCGGCCTTGGCCTGCGGTAGCGGCATGGCGGCGATCCATACCGTGCTGGGCGCGCTGCTCAGGCAGGGCGACCACGTCATCTCCAGCGAGGCCGTCTATGGGCCCACCTGCACACTCATCAGATCCATCCTGGTGGACTTCGGCATCCAGTCCACGTTCGTGGACACGTCCGACCTTGACGCCGTTCAGCGGGCCCTGCGCCCCAACACCAAGGTGCTCTACATCGAGACCCCCGCCAACCCCACGCTTGTCATCACGGACCTGGAGGCCGTCTGCAGTCTCGCCCACCAGCGCGGTGTGCTTGTCGTCGTCGACAACACCTTCATGAGCCCCATCCTCCAGCAACCCTTTCACTGGGGCGTCGACTTCGTAGTGCACAGCCTCACCAAGTTCCTCAACGGCCACGCCGACGTCGTCGGCGGCATCGTCGTCGTCCGCCAGGAAGCCCACTATCCGCAGCTGCGGCGGACGCTGAATCACTTCGGGGGCGTGCTCCCGCCGCTCGAGTCCTTCCTCGTTCACCGCGGGATCAAGACCGTCGCCCTCCGCATGCGGCAGCACTGCGAAAACGCCCAGCGCATCGCCGAACACCTGCAGAAACATCCCCAGGTCGCCTGGGTCCGCTACCCCGGCCTGCCCAGCCATCCGCAACACGCCTTGGCGCAAAAGCAGATGAACGGCTTCGGCGGCATTATCTCGTTCAGCCTGAAGGGCGGCCTCGAAGCCGGCCGCCGCATGATGAACGCCGTCCGCCTCTGCCTGCTGGCCGTCAGCCTCGGCGGCGTCGAGACCCTGATCCAGCACCCGGCGAGCATGACGCACGCGTCGATGGGCGCCGACGCCCGCCGGCAGGCGCACATCGAAGACGGTCTCGTCCGGCTCTCGGTGGGCATTGAAAACGTGAATGACCTGATCGCGGACCTGGACCAGGCGCTGGAAGCCGCCGCCGGCGAGCGTTCGGGGGGCCGGCAAGTCACCCAACCGGCCGCCAGCTAG
- the ffh gene encoding signal recognition particle protein — MFETLSDKLGSVLQSLRGRGRISEANVREAMREIRTALLEADVNVEVARKFCDACVEKALGLEVINTLRPEQVMVKVVHDELVRLMGPIETRIPFVSQPPTIILMAGLQGSGKTTTCAKLARYCMQRGKKPMLVAADLKRPAAIDQLEVLGKQLDVPVYTERDHQNAVRVCRNAVRESRTRDRDVVILDTAGRLAIDDELMTEISQIATATSPHQIYLVLDAMTGQDAVNTAKAFDERLELDGAILTKFDSDTRGGAALSVKSVTGKPIKFIGVGEKLDALEEFHPERIAGRILGMGDVVSLVEKAQETFDAAQVAKTQEKMAKGALGLDDFLGQLESMRKMGPMKSILKMIPGVGSALGDMDMPEEDLDRIRGMVHSMTPKERRNPEVIEASRRRRIAKGAGVDPQDVSGLVKQFVQMRGVMKQMAGLGIGGRLKMTQQLAKLGMMDGGIPKMKKGTTKYQPRKLERKKRRRR; from the coding sequence ATGTTTGAGACCCTGAGCGACAAGCTGGGCAGCGTCCTGCAGAGCCTCCGCGGCCGCGGCCGGATCAGCGAAGCCAACGTCCGCGAGGCGATGCGCGAGATCCGCACCGCCCTGCTCGAAGCCGACGTCAACGTCGAAGTCGCCCGCAAGTTCTGCGATGCGTGTGTCGAGAAGGCCCTCGGCCTGGAGGTCATCAACACCCTCCGGCCCGAGCAGGTCATGGTCAAGGTCGTGCACGACGAGCTCGTCCGGCTGATGGGCCCGATCGAGACCCGCATCCCGTTCGTCTCGCAGCCGCCCACGATCATCCTCATGGCCGGCCTGCAGGGCTCCGGCAAGACGACCACCTGCGCCAAACTCGCCCGCTACTGCATGCAGCGCGGCAAGAAGCCCATGCTCGTCGCCGCCGACCTGAAACGGCCCGCCGCCATCGACCAGCTCGAAGTCCTCGGTAAGCAGCTCGACGTCCCCGTTTACACCGAGCGCGACCATCAGAACGCCGTCCGCGTCTGCCGCAACGCCGTCCGCGAGTCGCGCACGCGCGACCGCGACGTGGTCATTCTCGACACCGCCGGCCGCCTCGCGATCGACGACGAGCTGATGACCGAGATTTCGCAGATCGCGACCGCGACGTCGCCGCACCAGATCTACCTCGTCCTCGACGCGATGACCGGCCAGGACGCCGTCAACACGGCCAAGGCGTTCGACGAGCGTCTCGAGCTCGACGGCGCCATCCTCACCAAGTTCGATTCCGACACGCGTGGCGGTGCCGCTTTGTCGGTGAAGTCCGTCACGGGCAAGCCGATCAAGTTCATCGGTGTCGGTGAGAAACTCGACGCGCTCGAGGAGTTCCATCCGGAGCGCATCGCCGGCCGCATTCTCGGCATGGGCGACGTGGTCTCGCTGGTGGAGAAGGCGCAGGAGACGTTCGACGCGGCGCAGGTCGCCAAGACGCAGGAGAAGATGGCCAAGGGCGCGCTCGGGCTGGACGACTTCCTCGGCCAGCTCGAAAGCATGCGCAAGATGGGACCGATGAAGTCGATCCTGAAGATGATCCCCGGGGTCGGGTCCGCACTGGGCGACATGGACATGCCGGAGGAGGATCTCGACCGCATCCGCGGGATGGTGCACTCCATGACGCCGAAGGAGCGGCGCAATCCCGAGGTGATCGAAGCGTCGCGCCGGCGGCGGATCGCGAAAGGCGCCGGCGTGGACCCGCAGGACGTGAGCGGGCTGGTGAAGCAGTTCGTGCAGATGCGCGGCGTGATGAAGCAGATGGCGGGGCTGGGCATCGGCGGGCGGCTGAAGATGACGCAGCAGCTTGCGAAGCTGGGGATGATGGACGGCGGCATCCCGAAGATGAAGAAGGGCACGACGAAGTACCAGCCGCGCAAGCTCGAACGCAAGAAGCGCCGCCGGCGGTAG
- a CDS encoding tetratricopeptide repeat protein: MLAVPNPGRSPQHRAVVREELLLGTVFVAALVLRGLHAWGQAAHNPFFYAPTMDEGMHDAWARQIASGAGLGAVPFFRAPLYYYLLAAIYKLVGPNIVLARVVGCCVGSVTCYLIARFGVALGGLRVGLIAGLIAAVYWPLIYFDGQLLTVWLELFLNVAMLMLLWHAERRADWRLFLLGGVAFGLSAITRPTVLALAPGILLWLWVMRPMRTSGALRPTRGSAATTRARMPVLHDAVRREPRPPRVGGRPIMRAAGLIFAGAAIAILPVTIRNRVVGGEWVLIASYGGVNFYIGNNPQADGVAAIVPGTRADWLGGYEDTHRIPEAELGRKLSEGEVSSYWFDKGLAWIRANPAAWLRLTWHKFRLFWSPVEIPNNQPDWYFARLSGVSVVYWIGFPVVACLGLAGLVLIGRDWRTWSLPLLFALINMLAVVAFFCPGRYRLPVVPVLILLSAAGLARVPELWRAGARRTLGAYALVALLASVFLATNPPDRAVHWRETEGMAHHNLAVHYAQAAQSDPAARGQVIEQMQQAIQLRPNDATMHTALGMWLLKFGRPAEAAPALARALELDPNSPEAHGYYGDYLYAQGQLAEAVAQYEAAVALRPTWSGPRVSLGHVLAKLGRTEDACTQLEAALRIDPELVDARQQLGMLLMQQGQFAAARAQLAEVVQRKPNGPAAAQLLATALWKDGAAAEAVRVLRDAVQRTPDDERILKALAWMLATAPDAELRNGAEAVQLAERALQVAGRPSTSLLNTLAAALAEAGQFDRAVEVCTQAIEGARAAGQGETVAELETRLALYRAGKAYRESN, translated from the coding sequence ATGCTGGCAGTGCCGAATCCAGGCCGATCGCCGCAGCACCGCGCTGTGGTCCGGGAAGAACTGCTTCTGGGCACAGTCTTCGTGGCGGCCCTGGTGCTGCGGGGTCTGCACGCCTGGGGCCAGGCCGCCCACAACCCCTTCTTCTACGCCCCAACCATGGACGAGGGGATGCACGATGCGTGGGCGCGGCAGATCGCGTCGGGCGCCGGGCTGGGGGCGGTGCCGTTCTTCCGCGCGCCGCTCTACTACTACCTGCTCGCGGCGATCTACAAGCTCGTTGGTCCGAATATTGTCCTGGCGCGCGTCGTGGGGTGCTGCGTCGGATCGGTCACGTGCTACCTGATCGCGCGGTTCGGGGTGGCACTCGGCGGGCTGCGCGTGGGGCTGATCGCCGGGCTGATCGCGGCGGTGTACTGGCCGCTGATCTACTTCGACGGCCAACTGCTGACGGTCTGGCTGGAGCTGTTTCTCAATGTCGCCATGCTGATGCTGCTGTGGCACGCCGAGCGCCGCGCGGACTGGCGGTTGTTCCTGCTGGGTGGCGTGGCATTCGGGCTGTCAGCGATCACGCGGCCGACGGTGCTGGCGCTGGCACCGGGGATCTTGTTGTGGTTGTGGGTGATGCGGCCAATGCGCACCAGCGGCGCTCTACGGCCGACTCGGGGGTCGGCCGCTACTACACGGGCAAGAATGCCGGTGCTGCATGATGCGGTTCGGCGGGAGCCTCGCCCTCCCAGGGTCGGTGGTCGGCCCATCATGCGGGCGGCGGGGCTGATCTTCGCCGGGGCGGCAATCGCGATTCTGCCGGTGACGATCCGCAACCGCGTCGTGGGCGGCGAGTGGGTGTTGATCGCGTCGTATGGCGGCGTGAATTTCTACATCGGGAACAACCCGCAGGCCGACGGCGTCGCGGCCATCGTGCCCGGAACCCGCGCCGACTGGCTGGGCGGGTATGAGGACACGCATCGCATCCCCGAAGCGGAACTCGGCCGGAAGCTAAGCGAAGGCGAGGTCTCCAGCTACTGGTTCGACAAGGGGCTGGCGTGGATCCGAGCGAACCCGGCGGCATGGCTGCGTCTGACCTGGCACAAGTTCCGCCTGTTCTGGAGCCCGGTCGAGATTCCGAACAATCAGCCGGACTGGTATTTCGCCCGGCTGTCGGGCGTCTCAGTGGTGTACTGGATCGGGTTCCCGGTAGTCGCGTGTCTCGGGCTGGCGGGGCTGGTGCTGATCGGGCGTGATTGGCGCACGTGGTCGCTGCCGCTGCTGTTCGCGCTCATCAATATGCTGGCCGTCGTCGCGTTCTTCTGTCCGGGCCGCTATCGGTTGCCGGTGGTGCCGGTACTGATTCTGCTGTCGGCGGCGGGGCTCGCACGGGTGCCGGAACTGTGGCGGGCGGGGGCGCGGCGCACGCTCGGCGCGTATGCGCTCGTCGCGCTGCTCGCGAGCGTGTTTCTGGCGACGAATCCGCCGGACCGGGCCGTCCATTGGCGGGAGACGGAGGGGATGGCGCACCACAACCTGGCGGTGCATTACGCGCAAGCGGCCCAGAGCGACCCGGCGGCCCGCGGGCAGGTCATCGAGCAGATGCAGCAGGCAATTCAGTTGCGGCCGAACGACGCAACCATGCACACGGCGCTGGGCATGTGGCTGCTCAAGTTCGGCCGCCCCGCGGAGGCTGCTCCGGCGCTCGCGCGGGCGCTGGAGCTGGACCCGAACAGTCCGGAAGCGCACGGCTATTACGGCGACTACCTGTATGCGCAGGGGCAGCTCGCGGAGGCCGTGGCACAGTATGAGGCCGCTGTGGCTTTGCGACCAACATGGAGTGGACCGCGCGTCTCGCTCGGGCACGTGCTGGCGAAACTCGGACGCACGGAGGATGCCTGTACGCAGCTTGAAGCGGCGCTGCGTATCGATCCTGAGCTGGTCGATGCACGGCAGCAGCTTGGCATGCTGTTGATGCAGCAGGGTCAATTCGCCGCCGCGCGCGCGCAGCTTGCGGAAGTGGTGCAGCGCAAGCCGAACGGCCCGGCGGCCGCGCAGTTGCTCGCGACCGCACTATGGAAAGATGGCGCGGCGGCCGAAGCCGTGCGGGTGTTGCGCGACGCGGTGCAGCGCACGCCGGACGACGAGCGAATTCTGAAGGCGCTGGCCTGGATGCTGGCGACGGCGCCGGACGCGGAGCTGCGCAATGGCGCCGAGGCCGTGCAGCTTGCCGAGCGTGCGCTCCAGGTCGCGGGGCGGCCGAGCACGAGCCTGCTGAACACGCTGGCGGCGGCGCTGGCGGAGGCGGGTCAATTCGACCGGGCGGTCGAGGTCTGCACGCAGGCCATCGAGGGCGCCCGCGCCGCGGGGCAAGGCGAGACGGTCGCGGAGCTGGAGACACGACTGGCCCTGTATCGTGCTGGGAAGGCATACCGCGAGTCTAATTGA
- the trpB gene encoding tryptophan synthase subunit beta: MPVNTAKSTHGRFGPFGGQYVPEVLMNALGQLEAEYDHAKADPAFWTELDDYLTSYAGRPSPLYFARRLTAHCGGAKIYLKREDLNHTGAHKINNTLGQALLARRMGKRRVIAETGAGQHGVATATACAVLGLECRVYMGAEDVRRQALNVYRMRLLGAECVPVESGQRTLKDAINEALRDWMASVTHTHYAIGSVMGPHPFPTIVRDFQAVIGRETREQFREIEGRLPDVILACVGGGSNAAGIFFPFIDERGVRLIGVEAAGEGLDGTRHAATLAKGHPGVLHGMHTIVLQDDDGQTLPVHSVSAGLDYPGVGPEHAHWHATGRVEYTSATDIEALDAFELLSRLEGIIPALESAHAVAHAVKIAPKLPAEQSIVINLSGRGDKDCVEVARIRGQALT, from the coding sequence ATGCCAGTGAACACCGCGAAATCGACGCACGGGCGCTTCGGACCCTTTGGCGGGCAATACGTCCCCGAGGTGCTGATGAATGCGCTCGGCCAGCTTGAGGCGGAATACGACCACGCCAAGGCCGACCCCGCGTTCTGGACCGAGCTCGATGACTACCTGACCAGCTACGCCGGCCGGCCGAGCCCGCTGTATTTCGCCCGGCGACTCACCGCACACTGCGGCGGCGCGAAGATCTACCTCAAGCGCGAAGACCTCAACCACACCGGCGCCCACAAGATCAACAATACGCTCGGACAGGCGCTGCTCGCCCGGCGGATGGGCAAACGCCGCGTCATCGCCGAGACCGGGGCCGGTCAGCACGGCGTCGCGACGGCGACCGCGTGCGCCGTGCTCGGGCTGGAATGCCGCGTGTACATGGGCGCAGAGGACGTCCGGCGACAGGCACTGAATGTCTACCGCATGCGGCTGCTCGGCGCCGAGTGCGTGCCAGTCGAGAGCGGCCAGCGCACGCTGAAAGACGCGATCAACGAGGCCCTGCGCGACTGGATGGCGAGCGTGACGCACACGCACTACGCGATCGGCAGCGTCATGGGGCCGCACCCGTTTCCCACGATCGTCCGCGATTTCCAGGCCGTCATCGGGCGCGAGACGAGGGAGCAGTTTCGCGAAATCGAGGGCCGCCTGCCCGACGTGATCCTCGCCTGCGTGGGCGGCGGCAGCAACGCGGCGGGCATCTTTTTCCCGTTCATCGATGAGCGCGGGGTACGACTGATCGGCGTTGAAGCCGCCGGCGAGGGGCTCGACGGCACGCGGCACGCGGCCACGCTCGCCAAGGGTCACCCCGGCGTGCTGCACGGCATGCACACGATCGTGCTCCAGGACGACGACGGCCAGACGCTGCCGGTGCATTCGGTGTCCGCCGGCCTGGATTATCCCGGTGTCGGCCCCGAGCACGCCCACTGGCACGCGACCGGGCGCGTGGAATACACGTCGGCGACGGACATAGAGGCACTCGATGCATTCGAGCTGCTGTCGCGCCTGGAGGGCATCATTCCGGCGTTGGAGTCGGCGCATGCCGTCGCACACGCGGTGAAGATCGCGCCGAAACTGCCGGCCGAGCAGAGCATCGTGATCAATCTCAGCGGACGCGGCGACAAGGACTGCGTCGAGGTCGCGCGCATCCGCGGGCAAGCACTGACGTAG
- a CDS encoding DUF3466 family protein produces the protein MLRSSSKLTNRFLGVALLGGVAALAALAQNGLVLRYELIELTAPEGGQSRAYSVNNTGQAVGWVQADSGKHSAQWHNRATTDLHGTVHFSLKHPLFDQDYSEAFAISNGGQIVGTARTSIECPPTFVITNAFVLRPSVLSDLATPYPGDALANLMTLGNPCQTAYDSAAIGISNSNYVVGWADRIDGVTHAFLVRPLNGTFVADLNEDLVNDLMIDLGTLAASDPVSSATAVNDAGEVTGYSYTLRGDGTGGYHAFLLTPLDNNADGFPDQWYAGAGGVNDLMADLGTLGGVNSWGRAINNNGDVVGESDYDAPTGEHYTRAFYWSDGTMTDLGTLRDDPLHGFSAASAINDAGVIVGWAEDEERNRRAFVYRDGVMQDLNDLLYLLDEDGKRITPGITLTEARDINEDGVIVGWGTIRGSSDGSTRGFLLNPVMVDPNALEPTEPDDSNTPAPGDDDNNPPTDYSGVPDFGAPDTGDDTDPNDGTPNGGVSPISLCGASGTAMLPLTLAGLCWLRWGRRRPV, from the coding sequence ATGCTGAGGTCCTCCAGCAAACTGACCAATCGGTTTCTGGGCGTTGCCCTGCTAGGCGGCGTGGCCGCCCTGGCCGCCCTGGCCCAGAACGGGCTCGTGCTCCGCTACGAGCTGATCGAACTGACCGCGCCCGAGGGCGGACAGAGTCGCGCGTACTCGGTGAACAACACCGGCCAGGCCGTCGGCTGGGTCCAGGCCGACAGCGGCAAGCACTCGGCCCAGTGGCACAACCGGGCCACGACCGACCTGCACGGCACCGTGCATTTCAGCCTCAAACACCCGCTGTTCGACCAGGACTACAGCGAGGCCTTCGCGATCTCGAACGGCGGCCAGATCGTCGGCACCGCGCGCACCTCGATCGAGTGCCCGCCGACGTTCGTCATCACCAACGCCTTCGTCCTGCGCCCCTCGGTGCTGAGCGACCTGGCGACGCCCTATCCCGGCGACGCCCTCGCCAACCTCATGACGCTCGGCAACCCGTGCCAGACGGCGTATGACAGCGCCGCCATCGGCATCAGCAACAGCAACTACGTCGTGGGCTGGGCCGATCGCATTGACGGCGTGACGCACGCCTTCCTGGTCCGCCCGCTGAATGGCACGTTCGTGGCCGACCTGAACGAGGACCTCGTGAATGACCTCATGATCGACCTCGGCACGCTCGCCGCCTCGGATCCCGTCAGCAGCGCCACCGCCGTGAACGACGCCGGCGAAGTCACCGGCTACTCGTACACCTTGCGCGGCGACGGCACCGGCGGCTACCACGCGTTCCTGCTGACGCCGCTGGACAACAACGCCGACGGTTTTCCCGACCAGTGGTACGCAGGCGCGGGCGGCGTGAATGACCTGATGGCGGACCTCGGGACGCTGGGCGGCGTGAACAGCTGGGGTCGCGCGATCAACAACAACGGTGACGTGGTCGGCGAGTCGGACTATGACGCGCCCACGGGCGAGCACTACACCCGGGCGTTCTACTGGAGCGACGGTACGATGACGGACCTTGGCACGCTGCGCGACGACCCGCTGCATGGGTTCAGCGCCGCGTCCGCCATCAATGATGCCGGCGTCATCGTCGGCTGGGCCGAGGATGAGGAGCGGAACCGCCGGGCCTTCGTCTACCGTGACGGCGTGATGCAGGATCTCAACGACCTGCTGTATCTGCTGGACGAGGACGGCAAGCGGATCACTCCGGGCATCACGCTGACCGAGGCCCGGGACATCAACGAAGATGGCGTGATCGTCGGCTGGGGCACCATCCGGGGCAGCAGCGACGGCAGCACGCGCGGCTTCCTCTTGAACCCGGTCATGGTCGATCCCAACGCGCTCGAGCCCACCGAGCCGGACGACAGCAATACCCCGGCACCGGGAGATGATGACAACAATCCACCCACGGACTACAGCGGCGTGCCGGATTTCGGCGCGCCCGACACCGGGGACGACACGGACCCGAACGACGGCACGCCGAACGGCGGCGTGTCGCCCATCAGTCTGTGTGGCGCCAGCGGCACGGCCATGCTGCCGTTGACGCTGGCCGGTCTGTGCTGGCTGCGCTGGGGGCGCCGCCGGCCGGTGTGA
- a CDS encoding VCBS repeat-containing protein, with the protein MQLRHMRLTLAVVCGVLLAGSVLNCAPEWRWCLLNGNCGGTAVVAGSTFISGSGSTFTELLIDGRTFTGGQAVTTVTYRVGDLTRAPVLIDFNGDRRVDPVVGYNQEGKGIVQILLSYGELSAGQLASLTLDGGENAWKELTDLAVGDLDGDGNLDIVIATQDGVVYMHHPADPGRTHVLNEWGQPTGALEMIAGTTESISNEELTAILAQEVGVGTNLDNYIVTVEQGYTSVEIADFDRDGNNDIAASRRLHVQLTPKPDLPLETIDIVAGSVQVLINPGGAEDGVGWTTLALGTHERHDVLDREGARDLRAYDLSGDGYFDLISTATDDQNVQVAWFENPGGGDASDPAATWLQHRIGSVRGAFTIDVADLTGDGLVDVVATSPEQLQLTLFVQPTEVNDRGFDWYTVPIVNFESFEPRAVKALDVNNDGILELVVGGTRGALRYFESPTIPFDEWTGHIIVTFDPPGDVGRLGYGDLDGDGDADVVAILNGDDPAANHVSWVRNELIE; encoded by the coding sequence ATGCAGCTTCGCCATATGCGCCTGACGCTTGCGGTGGTTTGCGGGGTACTGCTGGCTGGCAGCGTGCTGAACTGCGCGCCGGAGTGGCGCTGGTGCCTGTTAAACGGGAACTGCGGCGGCACGGCCGTGGTGGCGGGCAGCACGTTCATCTCGGGCTCGGGCAGCACTTTCACCGAGTTGCTGATCGACGGCCGGACGTTCACCGGCGGGCAGGCCGTGACCACGGTGACATATCGCGTGGGGGACCTGACCCGCGCGCCCGTGCTGATTGACTTCAACGGCGACCGGCGCGTCGACCCGGTGGTGGGCTACAACCAGGAAGGCAAGGGCATCGTGCAGATCCTGCTTAGCTACGGCGAGCTGAGCGCCGGTCAGTTGGCCAGCCTGACGCTCGACGGCGGCGAGAACGCTTGGAAGGAACTCACCGACCTGGCCGTCGGCGACCTCGACGGGGACGGCAACCTGGACATCGTGATCGCCACGCAGGACGGCGTTGTTTACATGCACCACCCCGCGGATCCCGGCCGCACGCACGTCCTGAACGAATGGGGCCAGCCGACCGGTGCGCTCGAGATGATCGCGGGTACGACCGAGTCGATTTCCAACGAGGAGCTCACGGCGATCCTTGCCCAGGAGGTCGGCGTCGGCACCAATCTGGACAACTACATCGTGACCGTCGAGCAGGGCTACACCAGCGTCGAGATCGCCGACTTCGACCGCGACGGCAACAACGACATCGCCGCCTCGCGGCGCCTGCATGTGCAGCTCACGCCCAAGCCGGACCTGCCGCTGGAGACCATCGACATCGTGGCCGGTTCCGTGCAGGTGCTGATCAACCCGGGCGGCGCGGAGGACGGCGTGGGGTGGACGACGCTCGCGCTCGGCACGCACGAGCGCCACGATGTGCTCGACCGCGAAGGGGCGCGCGACCTGCGGGCCTACGACCTGAGCGGCGACGGCTACTTCGATCTGATCTCCACCGCGACCGACGACCAGAACGTGCAGGTCGCGTGGTTCGAGAACCCCGGCGGCGGCGATGCCAGCGATCCGGCGGCCACCTGGCTGCAGCACCGGATCGGCAGCGTGCGCGGTGCTTTCACCATCGACGTCGCGGATCTCACAGGCGACGGCCTGGTGGATGTCGTGGCCACGAGCCCGGAGCAGTTGCAGTTGACGCTGTTCGTGCAGCCGACGGAAGTGAATGACCGCGGCTTTGACTGGTACACCGTGCCGATCGTCAATTTCGAATCCTTCGAGCCCCGCGCGGTCAAAGCGCTGGACGTGAACAACGACGGCATCCTGGAACTGGTGGTCGGCGGGACCCGGGGGGCCCTGCGGTACTTCGAGTCGCCGACGATCCCGTTCGACGAGTGGACCGGGCACATCATCGTGACCTTTGACCCGCCGGGCGACGTCGGCCGGCTGGGCTACGGCGACCTGGACGGTGACGGGGATGCCGATGTCGTGGCGATCCTGAACGGCGACGACCCCGCGGCCAACCACGTGAGCTGGGTCCGCAACGAGTTGATCGAATGA
- the waaC gene encoding lipopolysaccharide heptosyltransferase I: MRSKAPVIPANPERILIIKPSSLGDIVHALPVLVGLRAAHPTAHIAWLAGNAFAPLLDGHPLLDEVIRFDRRRYGRMLQSPRILAEFVRFVWGLRRRRFDLVIDLQGLVRSGFLAWASGVRRRVGFAAAREFAWLFYTQRVRTPASGPADCHAVDRNLAVGRSLGLPLDTPRFPLGLRADELAAARSLLADAAGRPLDHFIAVIPGARWASKRWPVARLAALCTRLHAEGWPPCVLLGAPDDRTFAQELIAAGAGPVVDLVGRTSLRALSAALALADLVICHDSGPMHIAAALGKPLVALFGPTNPARTGPYGATARIVMRPLACAPCYRRTCPLGHHDCLAGLDVDTVLGHVREAWAVVTAAGAVNSAPTAQSAPERISPPPFRAPA, translated from the coding sequence ATGCGGAGCAAAGCGCCAGTGATCCCGGCTAATCCAGAACGAATTCTCATTATCAAGCCCAGCTCGCTCGGCGATATCGTCCATGCTCTGCCGGTCCTCGTCGGGCTCCGCGCGGCGCACCCGACTGCCCACATCGCTTGGCTGGCCGGCAACGCGTTTGCCCCGCTGCTCGATGGTCATCCGTTGCTCGACGAGGTCATTCGCTTCGACCGGCGACGCTACGGGCGCATGCTCCAGAGCCCCCGGATCCTCGCGGAATTCGTCCGCTTCGTGTGGGGCCTGCGCCGCCGCCGGTTCGACCTGGTCATCGATCTTCAGGGGCTCGTGCGCAGCGGGTTTCTCGCCTGGGCCAGCGGGGTCCGCCGGCGGGTTGGCTTTGCCGCGGCGCGCGAATTCGCATGGCTGTTCTACACGCAGCGCGTCCGCACACCTGCGTCTGGCCCCGCCGACTGCCACGCCGTCGACCGAAATCTCGCCGTCGGCCGCAGTCTGGGGCTGCCGCTCGACACGCCACGGTTTCCGCTGGGGCTGCGCGCCGATGAACTCGCAGCCGCCCGGAGTCTGCTGGCCGACGCCGCCGGGCGGCCGCTCGATCACTTCATCGCCGTCATTCCCGGCGCGCGCTGGGCGTCGAAGCGCTGGCCCGTGGCGCGTCTCGCGGCCTTGTGCACGCGTTTGCACGCCGAGGGCTGGCCGCCGTGCGTGCTGCTCGGGGCGCCCGACGATCGGACGTTCGCGCAGGAACTCATCGCCGCCGGCGCGGGCCCGGTGGTCGACCTCGTCGGGCGCACGTCGCTGCGCGCCCTCAGCGCCGCTCTCGCGCTCGCGGACCTGGTGATCTGCCACGATTCGGGGCCGATGCACATCGCGGCCGCGCTCGGCAAACCGCTGGTGGCGTTGTTCGGCCCGACCAACCCGGCGCGCACCGGGCCGTATGGCGCGACGGCGCGGATCGTGATGCGGCCGCTCGCGTGTGCCCCGTGCTACCGTCGCACGTGCCCGCTGGGCCACCACGACTGCCTGGCCGGGCTCGACGTGGACACGGTGCTCGGGCACGTCCGAGAAGCCTGGGCGGTCGTGACGGCCGCCGGGGCGGTCAATTCTGCGCCCACCGCGCAAAGCGCGCCGGAACGCATTTCGCCGCCGCCATTCCGCGCTCCCGCCTGA